Genomic DNA from Bacterioplanes sanyensis:
TGCAGTGCTTTACGCGTTACCTAAAAGCCATGGCATACCGCTTAGACAAGCTGCAGGGCAATCTGCCGCGTGATCGCCAAGCCATGTTGGAGTTCGACACTTTGGAGCAGCCGTATCTGGAGCTGGTGGCTGGTCAGGACATACCGCCATTGAGTGAACTGGCGGAGTTTGGCTGGCTGCTGCAGGAGTGGCGGGTGTCATTGTTTGCTCAGCCTCTGGGCACACGAGAGCCGGTCTCTCTCAAGCGCTTGAAAGCCAAATGGGAAGGGCTGGATAAGTCATTGCACGCCTGAGTATCAAACTTGGGCGCAATTTCTACGCCAAACTCTTGAACCACGCTGGCCAATTAGCCACTAATATCATCACGTCGCTGTAAGAAAGTTGGCGATGTGACGACATACCCCATGAGACGGCGGTCGCAACACTCAGTGCGCCGCCCTTTTTAGGCATATAACAAGCACATACAAGGTACTGACACATGGCGAATAACAGTAAAAAACCCGCAGCAGCCGTTCTGAGCGCCGCTTTCTTAGCGGCCCTAGCCACTACCCCGGCTCAGGCGAGTGATGCCAACCCTTTTGCGTCACAAACGCTGGACGGTGGTTACCAGCTGGCTGGCGATCATGAAGGCAAATGCGGTGAAGGTAAGTGTGGCGGCAAAGCCGACAGTGAAGGCAAGTGTGGCGAAGGTAAGTGCGGTGGCAAAGCCGACAGCGAAGGCAAATGCGGCGGCAAAAGCGACTCCGAAGGTAAGTGCGGTGAAGGCAAGTGTGGCGGTAACAGCTAACGGAGAATGACGATGACTTTTCCAGTGCAGGGGGCCGGCTTAGGCTTGCGCCGTGGTTTGATGGAAGCACTGACGAGCGTCGATGACGGTCGCATTGATTTCATGGAAGTGGCACCAGAGAATTGGATGCGCATTGGTGGACGCTTGGGCAAAGCGTTTCGTGCATTCACTGAGCGCTATGATTTTCTTTGCCACGGCTTGTCCCTGTCACTGGGAAGTCCCGACCCACTAGACGAAGATTTTGTGCGGGAAGTGGGGCGCTTTTTGCGCCAACACAATATTAAGGCCTACAGCGAACACCTCAGTTATTGCAGCAACGATGGTCATATGTACGACCTAATGCCGATTCCTTTTACCGAGCAGGCCGTCCAGTACGTTGCAGAAAGAATTCAGCGCGTGCAGGATATTTTGGGCCAGCGGTTAATCATTGAAAATGTCTCGGCGTATGCAGAGCCTGGCAAAGAAATGTCGGAGGTGGAGTTCGTCAGTCAGGTGGTAAAAGCGGCGGACTGCGATCTGTTGTTGGATGTGAATAATGTGTATGTGAACTGCCGAAATCATGGCGGCGATGCCAGAGATTACATCGCCGCCATGCCCAGTGAGCGTATTCGTTATTGTCACATCGCCGGGCATTTTGATGAAGCTCCTGATTTGCTGGTCGATACCCATGGCATGGAAGTGAAAGACGACGTGTGGCAATTGTTGCAGTTTACTTATCAGCATCATGGCGTGATCCCAACCTTGCTTGAACGTGATTTTAATTTCCCCGCACTGGAGGAATTGTTGGCCGAGGTGGATCTCATTCGCCAGCATCAGCAAGCGGCGCTGGTGGCGGAGCAGGCGGTATGACAACACTGGCATTGCAAAAACAGTTAGCAGACAGCATTCGCAATGCAGGCGTTGCCGCTCCAGAAGGTGTATCAGAGCGTGCACTGGGTGTGTATCGCGACCTGTTTTTTAACAATGTACTGAGTTTTCTGGACGGCACTTTTCCTGTTTGTGAAAGGGTGCTGTCGCATTTGCACGGTAGGGAGCAATGGTTGCAACTCGCGCGTGAGTTCTTGCGTGATTACCACTGTACCTCGCCTTTATTCTTAGACATTCCGCAGCATTTTCTGGATTACTTAAGTCAACGAGATGATGTGTGGCTGCCTCCTTGGCTGTGTGAGTTGGCGCACTACGAATGGCTGGAATTGGCGGTGGACATTGCGCCGCAAACCATCACTGAAGATGTCGATGCCAATGCCGATTTGGCCACGTCGGTGCCAATTCTGGCCGCTGCGGCGCAAGGTTATCTTTACCAGTATCCGGTGCACACCATCAGTGTTGATGAACCTGATCCCACGCCGACCCTGACGGCGTTAATTGTCTTTCGCGATCGCCAAGACAAAACTTGCTTTATTGAGTCCAATCCCCTGACGCTGGGATTGCTTGCACAGCTGCAGGAGCAATCGTGCAGCGGTAGCGAGGCGGTCGCAAAGGTATTGGCGGCGTCTGGCCAGGCGTTGTCGGATAGCGCTTTGGCAGGGGGCTTGGCGATACTGCAGCAATGGCAGCAACAGGGCTTGATTTTGGGCGCTAGCGTGACAGCGCGTTCGAGCTAAGCCCTTTCTTATTCGCGGGTGAACTGCTCTAATGGCGGCAAAACAGCATGCGAGAAAGACGATGAAACCTTGGTGGCTGCTTGCTCTGTTATGGCCGTCGTTGGCATTGGCAGAGAATGGCTATGACCCGGACCCTTGGGAAGATTTTAACCGTCGGGTGTTCGCCTTTAATGAAGTGATGGATGAATACGTCGCCAGGCCGCTAGCGGTTGGGTATCAGGCGGTTACACCAAAAGACGTCGATGATTCGGTGACGCACTTTTTTTCTAATTTAGAAGATGTGATCGTCATCATTAACGACTTGGGGCAGCTAAAGTTTGGCCAAGCGGCCTCGGATACGGCGCGTTTTCTGGTGAACAGTACCGTCGGATTTTTTGGTGTGTTTGATGTTGCCACGCACATTGGTTTGCCAAAGCACGATGAAGATTTTGGTCAGACATTAGGCTACTGGGGCGTCGGCACTGGTCCTTATATTATGTTGCCGATACTCGGACCCAGCACGCTGCGTGACGGCGCTGGTGATGTCATCGGTACTGTGTCGGGTGTGGATTATTTATCCATCCCGGACACCAATGCTAAAAAACTCGCAGCTTATGGGGTGAGAAATATTGACGTCAGGGCTGGGTTGTTGGCGTCGGAAGGGCTGATCACTGGCGATCGTTATACTTTTGTACGCAGTTTTTATCTGCAGCGCCGGGAATTTCTCGTCAATGACGGTGAGTCATCAGACAACTGGGAAGAAGACAGTTGGGATGATGATGTCTGGGTCGATGATGAGTGGGATGACTCTTTGGAAGACGATATCGATCGAGAGGCGTTCGAACAATAAGTTTTATATCCATGTTTGCAGCAGGATAAAAAAGCCGCGAAACTCGCGGCTTTTTTGCGTTTAGTCGTCTTGCATTTCCTGCATCGACATAGCACAGCTATTAAAGCCGCCGTCGACGTAAATGTTTTGCGCAGAAATGCCTGATGCCAGGTCAGAGCACAAAAACGCCGCCGTATTACCGACCTCTAGGGTGGTGATGTTGCGCCCAAGTGGCGCGCGATCGGCGTTATGTTTAAGCATTTTGCGAAAGCTTTTAATGCCGGAGGCGGCCAGCGTTTTAATCGGCCCGGCTGAAATAGAGTTCACACGAATGCCGGACGAGCCCAGGCTACCGGCCAGGTAACGAACCGACGCTTCCAGCGAGGCCTTCGCCAAGCCCATAACATTGTAGTTGGGCAAGGTTTGTTGTGAGCCGTGATAGCTCAGCGTCAGCAAGGCAGCGTTGTCAGCCAACATCGGACGCGCGGCTTTGGCTAATGCAACGAAACTGTAGGCACTGATGTCGTGAGCAATGCGAAAACCTTCGCGCGTGGTGGCCTGCAAATAATCGCCGTCCAGTTCGTGTCCTGGAGCAAAGCCCACTGAGTGAATGATGATGTCAACTTTGTCCCAATGTTTGGCCAGATTTTCAAATACCGCATCGATTTGTTCATCGGAGCTGACATCACACGGGAAGCACAGCTCTGATCCCCATTCGCCGGCCATTTTTTCCACCCGCGGCTGCAGTTTTTCGCCTTGGTAGGTGAACGCCAGTTCTGCGCCTTCGCGATGGAACGCTTCAGCGATACCGTGTGCAATCGAGTGCTTGCTGGCTAAGCCAACAATCAAAGCTTTTTTGCCGGATAACATGCCCATGAGTAACTACCTTGTGTGCTGTGTTTGGTTTGAATAAATAAAAGATTGAACGTGCACGGCTTGCGGCGTGCGGCGCTCGGGTCGAGACAAAATGGTGTTGCGACGACGCGCGTCGATAAACAGATGGCCACCACGATGGATGTCCCATAAGTCGGTGGATGGCGCATTGGCTGCCACTTGAATCCATTCCCACGCCAGTACTGTGCTGGGCGATGTTGTCAGCGGCCAGTGCGGCGCAGACAAAGCCTGTGGGTTCTGTACGTGGGTTAATACAATATCCGCGCGCGTGCGGGTGTCGATAAGGTTGGCGCTACGAATGTTCACTTGAAACCCTTGCTGTTGCAGATAGGACTGCAGCTGCAGTGCGCTGTCTCGCAGTTGCCCGCTGGGATGAAGCAGCTGCACGCTGGGGTGGAATTCGATACCGGCCAAAGGCTCGCCAGCAAAGTAGGCGTCGAGGTGTCGGCGTAAACTGCTGTTGTCTTGATGGGTGGTTAAAACAACATAGGGCGCCGGAGCCGTTGGAACTTGCCACAGCTGCATTTGAAAGTAGCGAGCGCGCTGTTGTAGCGTATCGCTTGGGTCGGCTTTAAATTCCAGCCAGTCGATTTCGCCGCGTATCAGTGCTGCCCACTGCTCAGATGGATCGATGCGCTGTAGACGCACGCTGGCAATGTTAAAACGCCCTTTGAAAAACGCCCGCTGCTGCGCCCACCAGCCCGGTGTGCGGCGTAAGGTGATTGAGCGCCCGGGCTGCACGGCATCAATGTAATAGGGACCGCTGGTAGGCTCCGCTTGCCAGCGCAAAGAATCTGGGGATGACAGGTAGGCATCGTAATAGTGCTTTGGCAATAAGCGCAGCTGAGCAATGGTGGTGCGCTCTTGTGTTTCCGGCGCAAAGGTGAGTGCAGCAAGCTTGGGCGATAACACATCTACCGATTGCAGGCCTGCAATCGGTGCCATGCGCTGCTGTTGTTGCAAGGTAAACACGACATCGTCGACAGTGATGCTGACACCGTCGGACCAGCGGGCGGCGCTGTCGATTTCTATGATGAGCTGTCCTTCTGGGCTGGTGCCCCATCGCGATGCAATACCCGGACGCCAATGCTGATTGTCGTGAATCATCAGCGGCATTTGCAGCTGCTCAAGCCAGTTATGATCGGGTGGTACTTCTCCCAGTTGTTGCACGGCGCGTGGGAAGCGTGCCATGGCCAGGCGTAGCGAGCCGCTGATGTCTTGACTGTTGGCAGTTGCCTTAGAAGAGGCAAGGGGCCACCAAGTGACCTCAGGTTTGGCGTAGAGGTAGCGGACGGTAAGAGGATTCTCCGATGAGGAGGCTGCTAGTGCCCATGACAAGCACAAAAATAAGACTAGGTGGCGCATGGCGCTCATGGTAGCCACCTAGGGTTTGATGACACAATCCCTGCTGCTGACACAGATTCATTCCTTTAAAGAAAGAGTGCTAGCGTGTCACATCGACGTACAAGGTCAAGCGTTGTCCTGGTTGCAGATATTTATTGCTGGCGAGCTGGCGATTCCAGCGTTTTACATCGGCCAAGCGCACATTAAATTTGCTGGCAATGCGCGCTAATGAGTCGCCAGAGCGCACTTTGTAATGCACGGTGCGAATCACCTCTCGCTGGGCAGGAGTCTGTTTTTTGGTCCAAATGGTAAGGGTTTGGCCAGGCTTTAAGGGGTCGCCAGGCGCTAAGCCATTCCAACGCGTTAACTGGCGAACACTGACGTCGTGGGCGCGGGCAATGCTCCAGAAGCTATCCCCGCTTTGGACGCGATAGCGCAGGCTGTGATTGCTGTTGCTGGGTTTGCGTTGCTGTTTAAGCCGCTCCAGTCGCTGCGGCGCGCTGTAGGCGTATGAGCCTTCGGCTTGCATGGCTGACGGGATGAGCAGTGCTTGGCCTTTGCGAATCATGTTGCCGCGCAGCTGGTTTGACTGGCGCAAGGCATCTGGGGTGGTGTGAAAACGCTTAGCGATCGAAATCAGCGAGTCGCCGCTGCGGACAACATAGCGCTGCCATTTGAGTCTGGCTGACTCGGGCAGTTGGGCGAGGTTTTTGTTAAACGTGTCTTTTTTCTCGTAGGGCACCAGTATCTCATGTGGCCCCTGTGGTCGTGTGGCCCAGCGGTTGTAAACCGGGTTGAGTTTGTAAATCTCCTCCAGCTCAGTGTCAGCCAATTGTGCGACCTGCGACAGGTCGATCTGCCCGCCGGTATTGACCACGGCAAAGTAGGGCTGATTAGCCACAGGTTTGAACTGAATGTTGTACTTTTCTGCATCGCGCAGCAGACGTGCCAATGCGATTAATTTTGGGACATAGGCGCGGGTTTCGCGCGGCAGCTGCAATGACCAGAAATCTGTTGGTTTGCCCAAGCGGCGGTTCTTTCGAATCGCTTTGCGTACGGTGCCTGCGCCTGAGTTGTAGGCCGCCAGACCCAACAACCAATCGCCATCAAATTGGCGCTGCAGGGCATCGAGGTAACTCAGCGCCGCTTCGGTGGATGCGCGTATGTCGCGGCGACCGTCGTGCCACCAGTCCTGGTGCAAGTCAAAATCACGCCCGGTCGACGGGATAAACTGCCACACACCGGCGGCGCGACCATGAGAGTATGCAAATGGGTCAAAAGCGCTTTCGACGATGGGCAGCAGCGCCAGTTCGCCAGGCATGTTGCGAGCTTCAATTTGCTCGGCAATAAAATACAAATAGCGTCGGCTGCGGTCGGCCACGCGGTCCAAATAGGCTTGATGCGACTTATACCAGTTGAGTTGTGAGGTAATGCGCTTCTGGTCTTGATCTATGTTCAAGCGGTAGGAAGCGAGAATGCGATCCCATACATCATTATGTTGTTGAGGTGTGGCGTCCGTTGCTTGCTGCTCGGTGATGTTGAGCGGTGATTCGGCCACGCTTGGCGCAACAGGAGAGTTTTGCTGCGGGTGCTGGGCACAACCACCGATGACACCGGCCAGCAACCATAGTTTGATGAATCTCATATCGTTACAATGTCGTTGAAAAATGGCAGTCTAAAGTGCAGTCGGCGCCCAAGCAACCGCGCGAACGTCAAGGAAATCTATGGCTCAGTATGGCAATCGAATTGGCTTTCGCCACTACCAGAGCTGGTTGCAGCGTCCTTCTGCGCAGCGCCTGTTGGCGATGGAAGCGGGTTGGCTTGGTGATTGGTTGGGGCAGCTGGATGGCGAACATCTGCTCTATGCGGGCGTCGATGCAGAGCCTCGGTTTTTGCGTCATAGCCCCATGTCGCATCGTTTTACAGTCGACCTGCCCTGGCAAGCCGACGCCTGCCGCGGTGCTGTGCAAATGCAGCCCGAGGCTTGGCCGTTTATGGATCAGTCGCTGGATTTGGTGGTGTTGCAGCATGCGCTCGATCTGAGCCGCCGCCCGCACCAGGTGGTGCGAGAGGCATCGCGCTGCCTAGTGAGTAGCGGCTACATGATTGTTGTTGGTTTTAACCCTTGGAGTTTGTGGGGCGCTCAGCGTTGGCTGCGCACCTTTTCATCTGAATTGCCTTGGTTGAGTAATCCGGTGGCCGCCGGTCGTCTTACCGATTGGCTAACGTTGCTCGATTTTCGTATCGAGAGTGTCCAGCATTTGGCGCATTTGTGGCCGTTGAAGTTGTTTTCTGAGTCTCTCAGTCGACGCGTCGATCGTGTATTGATGGGGCATCGTGGTTTGCCGGGTAATGCGTATTTGTTAGTGGCACGAAAAACTATCGCAGGTGTGACGCGTATCCGCGCACCGCGCTGGCGAGTGACGGATAATACCTTTACCATCCCGGCGCCTGCAGGGCGTCAGCCTTTGGGTTAATGGGTGGTGAGAGAGTGAATGAATAGTCCAACAGTCGAGTTGTATACAGACGGTGCTTGTAAGGGCAACCCGGGCCCAGGAGGTTGGGGGTGCCTATTGCGGTACGGTCAGCATGAAAAAGAGTTGTGGGGCGGTGAGGCCATGACAACCAATAACCGCATGGAGCTGACTGCAGCTTTGCGCGGCCTTGAGGCATTACAGCGCCCGTGTAACGTGGTGCTAACCACCGATTCACAGTACGTGAAACAAGGCATTCAGCAATGGCTGGCTGGCTGGAAAAAGAAAGGCTGGAAGACCGCCTCTGGCCAAGCGGTGAAGAATCAAGACTTGTGGCAGCAGTTGGATGCGGCGGTGCAGCGCCATCAGATCGATTGGCGTTGGGTCAAAGGGCATGCTGGACATGCTGATAATGAACGAGCGGATATGCTGGCAAATCGTGGCGCACAAGAGGTGACATCATGAGACAAGTGGTTCTGGATACAGAGACCACCGGTATTGGTGAAGGCCACCGGATTATTGAGATTGGTTGTGTTGAAGTCATTGAGCGCCGCCTTACCGGTCGTCATTTCCATCAATACATCAATCCTCAGCGTGACATTGATGTTGAGGCTGCCGAGGTGCACGGAATCACCAACGAATGGCTGATTGAACAAGGTGCGCCGGTATTTGCTCAAGTGGCCGATCAGTTTCGCCAGTTTATTGCTGGCGCAGAGCTGGTGATTCACAACGCGCCCTTCGACGTGGGCATGATGGACGCCGAGTTTAACCGGCTAAACTTAACGCCAACGCGCGATTTTTGCTCCGTTCTCGATACTTTGGTGCTGGCGCGTGACATGTTCCCCGGCGCGCGCAACAGCTTGGACGCCTTGTGTAAACGCTATGACATCGACAACAGTCATCGTGAGTTACACGGCGCTTTGCTTGATGCCGAGATTCTGGCTGATGTCTATTTGATGATGACCGGTGGTCAGACCGACTTGGCATTAAGCGTTGAGTCAGAGGGCGGCTCTGAAGGGCAGTTGGATGATATCTTGTTTAATGTCGATGTGGCCAACGTTGAGCTGCCGGTAGTACGCGCCAGTGCGGCTGAAATAAAAGCGCACGATGGCATGTTGGAACTCATTGATAAGGCCAGCGATGGCGCCCTGTGGCGAAATCTGTGACCTTTAGTCACGCCAAGATGGCAGTTTGTCTGAACAAAGCGTGGCAAATGTCTGACAGTCGTGTAGTTTTTGCTTGTGCAGTGTAATAAACCCTGCTGCACTTTCGATTTATGGTCGGGCTGATGCCGACAGTAACAAAAAGTTGAATAGTAGAATGGCTGAAATAACAACAGGAAGTGACGTATCCCAATTCGCTGCCTCTTTGAACCTAGTGCGGTCCGAGGTGGCCAGTGCGCTCGATCAAGCGGCGATGCAACTGGATACCTATTCTGAGTCTGGAGATGGTGAGCAGTTAAAAGCCTTCCTGGAGGAGATTCAGCAGGTCCGCGGGACCTTTAAAATGCTGGATTTTCGCGCCGGTGAGCGCCTGTGCGAAGAGCTGGCAGAGACCGGTCGGGCGCATAAGGGCCGCATGCTATCCGAGCAAACGCTGTCGGTGTTCACTCAAGCGGTTATCTTCCTGAAGCGCTACATCGAGTTTGTTATCAGTGGCAAGCCGGTGGCGCCGAGTCTTCTGTTGCCAACCATTAACGAGGTGCGTGCCGAGCGAAGCGAAAAGCCCTTGCCGGAAGCCTATTTCTTTTTGGTGAACCTGCGCCCGCAACTGACATCGCCCAGTGCGGAGCCAGAGGCGCGTAATTTCTCTGTACGCCGAGCACGTCAGCTGTATCAGCTTGGTTTGATCGGACTCATTCG
This window encodes:
- a CDS encoding ABC transporter substrate-binding protein yields the protein MSAMRHLVLFLCLSWALAASSSENPLTVRYLYAKPEVTWWPLASSKATANSQDISGSLRLAMARFPRAVQQLGEVPPDHNWLEQLQMPLMIHDNQHWRPGIASRWGTSPEGQLIIEIDSAARWSDGVSITVDDVVFTLQQQQRMAPIAGLQSVDVLSPKLAALTFAPETQERTTIAQLRLLPKHYYDAYLSSPDSLRWQAEPTSGPYYIDAVQPGRSITLRRTPGWWAQQRAFFKGRFNIASVRLQRIDPSEQWAALIRGEIDWLEFKADPSDTLQQRARYFQMQLWQVPTAPAPYVVLTTHQDNSSLRRHLDAYFAGEPLAGIEFHPSVQLLHPSGQLRDSALQLQSYLQQQGFQVNIRSANLIDTRTRADIVLTHVQNPQALSAPHWPLTTSPSTVLAWEWIQVAANAPSTDLWDIHRGGHLFIDARRRNTILSRPERRTPQAVHVQSFIYSNQTQHTR
- a CDS encoding VacJ family lipoprotein; translated protein: MKPWWLLALLWPSLALAENGYDPDPWEDFNRRVFAFNEVMDEYVARPLAVGYQAVTPKDVDDSVTHFFSNLEDVIVIINDLGQLKFGQAASDTARFLVNSTVGFFGVFDVATHIGLPKHDEDFGQTLGYWGVGTGPYIMLPILGPSTLRDGAGDVIGTVSGVDYLSIPDTNAKKLAAYGVRNIDVRAGLLASEGLITGDRYTFVRSFYLQRREFLVNDGESSDNWEEDSWDDDVWVDDEWDDSLEDDIDREAFEQ
- the rnhA gene encoding ribonuclease HI — encoded protein: MNSPTVELYTDGACKGNPGPGGWGCLLRYGQHEKELWGGEAMTTNNRMELTAALRGLEALQRPCNVVLTTDSQYVKQGIQQWLAGWKKKGWKTASGQAVKNQDLWQQLDAAVQRHQIDWRWVKGHAGHADNERADMLANRGAQEVTS
- a CDS encoding lytic transglycosylase — encoded protein: MRFIKLWLLAGVIGGCAQHPQQNSPVAPSVAESPLNITEQQATDATPQQHNDVWDRILASYRLNIDQDQKRITSQLNWYKSHQAYLDRVADRSRRYLYFIAEQIEARNMPGELALLPIVESAFDPFAYSHGRAAGVWQFIPSTGRDFDLHQDWWHDGRRDIRASTEAALSYLDALQRQFDGDWLLGLAAYNSGAGTVRKAIRKNRRLGKPTDFWSLQLPRETRAYVPKLIALARLLRDAEKYNIQFKPVANQPYFAVVNTGGQIDLSQVAQLADTELEEIYKLNPVYNRWATRPQGPHEILVPYEKKDTFNKNLAQLPESARLKWQRYVVRSGDSLISIAKRFHTTPDALRQSNQLRGNMIRKGQALLIPSAMQAEGSYAYSAPQRLERLKQQRKPSNSNHSLRYRVQSGDSFWSIARAHDVSVRQLTRWNGLAPGDPLKPGQTLTIWTKKQTPAQREVIRTVHYKVRSGDSLARIASKFNVRLADVKRWNRQLASNKYLQPGQRLTLYVDVTR
- a CDS encoding DUF692 domain-containing protein; the encoded protein is MTMTFPVQGAGLGLRRGLMEALTSVDDGRIDFMEVAPENWMRIGGRLGKAFRAFTERYDFLCHGLSLSLGSPDPLDEDFVREVGRFLRQHNIKAYSEHLSYCSNDGHMYDLMPIPFTEQAVQYVAERIQRVQDILGQRLIIENVSAYAEPGKEMSEVEFVSQVVKAADCDLLLDVNNVYVNCRNHGGDARDYIAAMPSERIRYCHIAGHFDEAPDLLVDTHGMEVKDDVWQLLQFTYQHHGVIPTLLERDFNFPALEELLAEVDLIRQHQQAALVAEQAV
- a CDS encoding enoyl-ACP reductase FabI → MGMLSGKKALIVGLASKHSIAHGIAEAFHREGAELAFTYQGEKLQPRVEKMAGEWGSELCFPCDVSSDEQIDAVFENLAKHWDKVDIIIHSVGFAPGHELDGDYLQATTREGFRIAHDISAYSFVALAKAARPMLADNAALLTLSYHGSQQTLPNYNVMGLAKASLEASVRYLAGSLGSSGIRVNSISAGPIKTLAASGIKSFRKMLKHNADRAPLGRNITTLEVGNTAAFLCSDLASGISAQNIYVDGGFNSCAMSMQEMQDD
- a CDS encoding DNA-binding domain-containing protein, translating into MTTLALQKQLADSIRNAGVAAPEGVSERALGVYRDLFFNNVLSFLDGTFPVCERVLSHLHGREQWLQLAREFLRDYHCTSPLFLDIPQHFLDYLSQRDDVWLPPWLCELAHYEWLELAVDIAPQTITEDVDANADLATSVPILAAAAQGYLYQYPVHTISVDEPDPTPTLTALIVFRDRQDKTCFIESNPLTLGLLAQLQEQSCSGSEAVAKVLAASGQALSDSALAGGLAILQQWQQQGLILGASVTARSS
- the dnaQ gene encoding DNA polymerase III subunit epsilon, giving the protein MRQVVLDTETTGIGEGHRIIEIGCVEVIERRLTGRHFHQYINPQRDIDVEAAEVHGITNEWLIEQGAPVFAQVADQFRQFIAGAELVIHNAPFDVGMMDAEFNRLNLTPTRDFCSVLDTLVLARDMFPGARNSLDALCKRYDIDNSHRELHGALLDAEILADVYLMMTGGQTDLALSVESEGGSEGQLDDILFNVDVANVELPVVRASAAEIKAHDGMLELIDKASDGALWRNL
- a CDS encoding class I SAM-dependent methyltransferase, which gives rise to MAQYGNRIGFRHYQSWLQRPSAQRLLAMEAGWLGDWLGQLDGEHLLYAGVDAEPRFLRHSPMSHRFTVDLPWQADACRGAVQMQPEAWPFMDQSLDLVVLQHALDLSRRPHQVVREASRCLVSSGYMIVVGFNPWSLWGAQRWLRTFSSELPWLSNPVAAGRLTDWLTLLDFRIESVQHLAHLWPLKLFSESLSRRVDRVLMGHRGLPGNAYLLVARKTIAGVTRIRAPRWRVTDNTFTIPAPAGRQPLG